One genomic window of Borreliella garinii includes the following:
- a CDS encoding protein-glutamate O-methyltransferase, whose amino-acid sequence MLEIEDKLFLKFCDFIYNNSGMRFDEKNKFVLQSRINDAVRELALKNPSQLYNLIISEKLKKEYFLDLVTTNLTRFFRNSLHFQTFEKFVIPNLINIKNIEEKNRIIIWSAGCSTGEEPYSLAFVLKSKLPKEIDFIIIASDLSLKSLMIAKEGYYSSNKCENIPKEYRHYIYSHSNGYKIKNEIKNHIRFDYHNLNFESNFSEIDVIFCRNVLIYFDEKSKIKVLKRFYNNMSKNSYLFIGHSESLFGLNLPFKFLKTPWAIIYEKKDTDSQKEKFKLQNKYKL is encoded by the coding sequence GTGCTAGAAATTGAAGATAAATTATTTTTAAAATTTTGTGACTTTATATACAACAACAGTGGAATGCGTTTTGACGAAAAAAATAAATTTGTTCTTCAAAGCAGAATTAATGACGCAGTAAGAGAACTTGCTCTTAAAAATCCATCACAACTTTATAATTTAATAATTAGTGAAAAATTAAAAAAAGAATATTTCTTGGATCTAGTTACAACGAATTTAACAAGATTTTTTAGAAATTCTCTACATTTTCAAACTTTTGAAAAATTTGTAATTCCTAATTTAATTAATATTAAAAACATAGAAGAAAAAAATAGAATTATTATCTGGTCTGCAGGATGCTCAACCGGAGAAGAACCTTATTCATTAGCATTTGTACTCAAATCAAAGCTTCCAAAAGAAATAGATTTTATTATTATTGCTTCTGATTTAAGTTTAAAATCTTTGATGATAGCAAAAGAAGGATATTATTCATCAAACAAATGTGAAAATATTCCCAAAGAATACCGACACTATATATATTCTCATTCAAACGGATATAAAATTAAAAATGAAATTAAAAATCACATAAGATTTGATTATCATAATCTAAACTTTGAAAGCAATTTTTCAGAAATTGATGTTATTTTTTGTAGAAATGTATTAATATACTTTGATGAAAAATCAAAAATTAAAGTACTTAAGAGATTCTACAATAACATGTCTAAAAACAGCTATTTATTTATAGGACACTCAGAATCACTTTTTGGGCTTAACCTACCTTTTAAATTCTTAAAAACACCTTGGGCAATAATATATGAAAAAAAAGATACTGACTCTCAAAAAGAAAAATTTAAATTACAAAATAAATATAAGTTATAA
- a CDS encoding adenylate kinase, which translates to MGLVFLGPPGSGKGTISKIISNEFKYHHISTGDLFRENILNSTTLGKEIKKIVEKGELVPDLITIKIVKNKIKAIEKNDNFILDGFPRNICQAKALDKFLPNVKIINFLINEKLVIKRLSGRRICKSCNNIFNIYTLATKKNGICDVCGGDLYQREDDKEECLKTRLKEYKLQTQPLIEFYSKCSRLNNVDASVEIDEIRKKIIKIMLKKIK; encoded by the coding sequence ATGGGGCTTGTATTTTTAGGTCCTCCAGGTTCTGGAAAGGGGACTATTTCAAAAATTATTTCTAACGAATTTAAATACCATCACATTTCAACAGGAGATTTATTTAGAGAAAATATTTTAAATTCTACAACCCTTGGAAAAGAAATAAAAAAAATTGTTGAAAAAGGAGAGCTGGTCCCTGACCTAATTACAATCAAAATAGTAAAAAATAAAATTAAAGCTATTGAAAAGAATGATAATTTTATTTTAGATGGATTTCCGCGCAATATTTGCCAAGCTAAAGCTCTTGATAAGTTTTTGCCAAATGTAAAAATAATAAACTTTTTAATTAATGAAAAATTAGTAATAAAAAGACTCTCTGGAAGAAGAATTTGTAAATCCTGCAACAATATTTTTAATATATATACCTTAGCCACAAAAAAAAATGGCATTTGCGATGTTTGCGGAGGAGATCTTTACCAGCGAGAAGATGATAAAGAAGAATGCTTAAAAACAAGACTTAAAGAATATAAATTACAAACACAACCACTAATAGAATTTTACTCAAAATGCTCTAGACTTAACAATGTTGATGCATCTGTTGAAATTGATGAAATTAGAAAAAAAATAATTAAAATAATGTTAAAAAAAATTAAATAA
- the rrp1 gene encoding cyclic-di-GMP-producing response regulator Rrp1: protein MEMIIKDKAFEVENQKLLIVDDSPTNLDLLVNILQGAYEVEVATNGLDALKQVEKDNPDLILLDIGLPDINGYEVCRKLKSDPDTKEIPVIFISSRGSTDAQLEGFNVGGVDYILKPFNSRIIDARVKTHLELKRLRDYFKSLSRIDGLTQIPNRRFFMDKFSKSWIKALESKEIVIVGMLDIDNFKNYNDNYGHTNGDECLKLIAKALYKVSLKYKIDVARYGGEEFIFFSVNKSLNEMISIIKAMINDIKRLRIVHDHSSTSNIVTVSIGLAQEIPIDNNFTNIIKLADSKLYEAKVSGRNQFRY from the coding sequence GTGGAAATGATAATTAAAGATAAAGCTTTTGAAGTGGAAAATCAGAAGCTTTTAATTGTAGATGATTCTCCAACCAATTTAGATTTATTGGTAAATATATTACAAGGTGCTTATGAGGTTGAAGTTGCAACAAATGGACTTGATGCTTTAAAACAAGTTGAAAAAGATAATCCCGATCTTATACTTCTTGACATAGGTCTTCCAGATATTAATGGTTATGAGGTGTGTAGAAAGCTAAAAAGCGACCCTGATACTAAAGAGATTCCTGTAATTTTCATTAGTTCAAGAGGTTCTACAGACGCTCAACTTGAGGGATTTAACGTTGGTGGAGTAGATTATATTTTAAAGCCTTTTAATAGCCGAATAATTGATGCTAGAGTTAAGACGCATCTTGAATTAAAGCGGTTAAGAGATTATTTTAAAAGCTTATCTAGAATTGATGGGCTTACTCAGATTCCAAACAGAAGATTTTTTATGGATAAATTTTCTAAGTCATGGATTAAAGCTTTAGAAAGTAAAGAAATAGTAATTGTTGGGATGTTAGATATTGATAATTTTAAAAATTACAATGATAATTATGGCCACACTAATGGTGATGAGTGTCTTAAATTGATTGCTAAAGCCTTATATAAGGTTTCTTTAAAATATAAAATAGATGTTGCTCGATATGGAGGAGAGGAATTTATTTTTTTTTCTGTTAATAAGAGTCTAAATGAAATGATTAGTATTATTAAAGCAATGATTAATGATATAAAGCGTTTAAGAATAGTGCATGACCATAGTAGTACTTCTAACATTGTGACTGTTTCAATTGGTCTTGCTCAAGAAATTCCTATTGACAACAATTTCACCAATATCATAAAGCTTGCTGATAGCAAGCTTTATGAGGCTAAAGTTTCTGGAAGGAATCAGTTTAGATATTAA
- a CDS encoding ATP-binding protein, translating into MKKANFLSINFLILLLVCFVNVNLFSKDIFKFKLVGQYFPFYYKNGKEKYEGLIFPILDKWAQDNNVDIRVETIDNLNESNIEDDSIYLGLTYNSKLNDLFYFKSEFSRSIAILFSKSSNKKYKNAHSTCLSNFNIGVVKNTIYEDILRLRRANTIFLADNAEELLLALKNDKVDYIYGDCKTLAYIAKRFLGEDLAIFNGDIFYSIKNRVAISRNAPEIIKNLNLDLFSYLMEIPDEHVFSFLDSTSKGSFIDVGLYNDYPPLSFINSKGKLSGILVDLWNLLSRQHIFKPIFKGFPKEDIKKSLDGKSVGIFGGIISNDSVFENVNYVVSKPIYPLNFKFYSKGLSNNVGPINSQFIDFDFNNIQLNKNQDIVNNFIDIVNNSYGFIENSITTKYLLKLNGYNGRLKSYDSIFHKNRFLVLAIDNRIYKVIKYILNSIFDDISFESLLQIDKNWLDKEEINSSRINSYKIMNKLKFNIEEKIWLLKNNKLNLAVKNWYPIDYVEANNYKGINQFLLDKIRMFSGLEFNIIETHSILDLKKLIKSGKIDMLNTNAIDSNLDNVFNIKLNSRIPLYIFSNKKRVLPSRSLERFAVLDFLYNKNLASNIKSKLILVSSFKEALLLLYKGKIDGIISDEYTAAAVFEELNVTDVEKLPTFRDLAFDLSLAIYDQDYILKEIIQKVVIRSNVDSQKYLNDWKFDIYYKSKGIRFKNFKFLVLTVIIFYFTFLGFVIILMFKLSFEQKRKYFSVMNEKKIAESANTAKTIFIANISHDIRTPINGIMAATELLDTTILTDVQKDYVRMINYSSDSLLSLIDDILYLSQIDVNELYVDSQEIDLESEMEMVLKIFQSQCAKKNIDLFSYSKSIFKNYIKGDIVKIKQVLINLIGNAFKFTDDGVIVLNYEEVCRTRADDNRLLVTVEFKVIDTGKGIKRENLSKIFEIFKQEDDSSSRIHEGAGLGLSISRELIRLMGGLGIAVDSKVGEGTTFSFMLPFYLGDELKSKSLSINRFQSINSNNKVLNVLLSQKSIKIFEHCSTLLGESSNVDYVASFEDAYKAFKESSFYNFVFVNVNNDNIEESIRFANNIERLSSDVQIIFLFYYLDNKALKNLKYMYVKKPLMGLGISSILSKKEFKIEADFEDLVPIDSDFKVKGPINVLIAEDNQVNQKVLKDILVVIGINENLIDVVDDGLKALKSLKEKQYNISFIDIRMPRYDGFSVAKEIRKFEKAKNLKPCVLVAVTAHALQEYKDQCFESGMNDYISKPIHISSIKIILKKYLQFEVDDTWENKDLNQPVKFPHLDINRALKELNLSYALYSELCIGLVDFISINIIDLDKAFDEENLPLIRDISHSISGALSNMRSELYKDFKKIETSKDSIYELKKMYSFVKDDLLRLINNIKENVLLEPKVISENKLYFKNNDQFLTLLNKLLIGIKTRKPREYKEILESIEKYVLDDNIQILFSDLRRNLRLYRFAESSKILEEIIEMFSNKRY; encoded by the coding sequence ATGAAAAAAGCAAATTTTTTAAGTATTAATTTTTTAATTTTGCTTTTGGTTTGCTTTGTTAACGTTAATTTATTTTCTAAGGATATTTTCAAGTTTAAGCTTGTAGGGCAATATTTTCCTTTTTACTATAAGAATGGTAAAGAAAAATATGAGGGGCTTATTTTTCCTATTTTAGACAAATGGGCACAAGATAATAATGTTGATATTAGAGTTGAAACTATTGACAATTTAAATGAAAGTAACATTGAAGACGACTCAATATATTTAGGATTAACTTATAATTCAAAATTAAATGATTTATTTTATTTTAAAAGTGAGTTTTCTAGGAGCATTGCAATTTTATTTTCTAAAAGCTCTAATAAAAAATATAAAAATGCTCATTCAACATGTTTGTCTAATTTTAATATAGGAGTTGTTAAAAATACAATATATGAAGATATCTTAAGACTAAGACGTGCTAACACTATTTTTTTGGCTGATAATGCTGAAGAGTTATTATTAGCTTTAAAAAATGATAAAGTTGACTATATATATGGTGATTGTAAGACTTTAGCTTATATTGCAAAGCGTTTTTTAGGTGAAGATCTTGCAATTTTTAATGGAGATATTTTTTATAGTATTAAAAATAGGGTGGCCATTAGTAGAAATGCTCCTGAGATAATAAAGAATTTAAATTTGGATTTGTTTTCGTATCTAATGGAAATACCTGATGAACATGTTTTTTCTTTTTTAGATAGTACTTCTAAGGGTAGTTTTATTGATGTTGGTTTATATAATGATTATCCCCCTTTAAGTTTTATTAATTCAAAGGGAAAGTTGTCTGGCATTTTAGTAGATTTATGGAATCTTCTCTCAAGACAGCATATTTTTAAACCTATTTTCAAGGGATTTCCTAAAGAAGATATTAAAAAATCATTAGATGGAAAGTCAGTGGGCATTTTTGGAGGAATCATTAGTAATGATAGTGTATTTGAAAATGTTAATTATGTGGTAAGTAAGCCAATATATCCTCTTAATTTTAAATTTTATTCTAAAGGGTTAAGCAATAATGTTGGCCCAATAAATTCTCAGTTTATTGATTTTGATTTTAATAATATTCAATTAAATAAGAATCAAGATATTGTTAATAACTTTATAGATATTGTTAATAATTCATATGGATTTATAGAAAATTCAATAACAACAAAATATTTATTAAAATTAAATGGATATAACGGTAGATTAAAATCTTACGATTCGATTTTTCATAAAAATAGATTTTTAGTATTAGCTATTGATAACAGGATTTATAAGGTTATTAAATATATTCTTAATTCTATATTTGATGATATTTCATTTGAATCTTTACTTCAAATAGATAAAAATTGGCTAGATAAAGAAGAGATTAATAGTTCTCGAATAAATAGTTATAAAATTATGAATAAGCTTAAATTTAATATAGAAGAAAAAATTTGGTTATTAAAAAATAATAAATTAAATCTTGCTGTTAAAAATTGGTATCCAATAGATTATGTTGAAGCAAATAATTATAAAGGAATAAATCAATTTTTGCTTGATAAGATTAGAATGTTTTCAGGGTTAGAATTTAACATAATTGAAACACATAGCATCTTAGATCTCAAAAAATTAATCAAATCTGGAAAAATCGATATGCTAAATACTAATGCGATCGATTCAAATTTAGATAATGTTTTTAATATAAAATTAAATTCTCGAATTCCACTTTATATTTTTTCAAATAAAAAAAGAGTGCTTCCATCTAGGTCTTTAGAGAGGTTTGCTGTACTTGATTTTTTGTATAATAAAAACTTGGCTTCTAATATTAAATCAAAACTTATTTTGGTAAGTAGCTTTAAAGAAGCCTTACTTCTTCTTTATAAGGGAAAGATAGATGGGATTATTAGCGATGAGTATACAGCTGCCGCTGTTTTTGAAGAATTAAATGTTACCGATGTTGAAAAACTTCCTACTTTTAGAGATTTGGCTTTTGATTTGAGTCTTGCTATTTATGATCAGGATTATATCTTGAAAGAAATTATTCAAAAAGTTGTTATTCGTTCAAACGTTGATAGTCAGAAGTATTTAAATGATTGGAAATTTGATATTTATTACAAATCCAAAGGCATTAGGTTTAAAAATTTCAAATTTTTAGTGTTAACAGTCATTATATTTTATTTTACTTTTTTAGGATTTGTAATAATTCTTATGTTCAAATTATCATTTGAGCAGAAAAGAAAATATTTTTCTGTAATGAATGAAAAAAAGATTGCAGAATCCGCCAATACTGCTAAAACCATTTTTATAGCGAACATTAGCCATGATATTAGGACTCCCATTAATGGAATAATGGCGGCTACCGAGCTTTTGGATACCACTATTCTTACGGATGTTCAAAAAGACTATGTTAGAATGATAAATTATTCGTCTGATTCTTTACTTTCTTTAATTGACGATATATTGTATTTGTCTCAAATAGATGTCAATGAATTATATGTTGATAGTCAAGAGATTGATTTAGAGAGTGAAATGGAAATGGTTTTAAAAATTTTTCAATCTCAATGTGCAAAGAAAAATATTGATTTATTCTCTTATTCGAAATCTATTTTTAAGAATTATATAAAAGGTGACATTGTAAAAATTAAACAAGTTTTAATTAATTTAATAGGCAATGCTTTTAAGTTTACAGATGATGGTGTTATTGTTTTAAACTATGAAGAAGTATGTAGAACAAGAGCTGATGATAATAGATTGTTAGTTACAGTTGAGTTTAAGGTAATAGATACAGGCAAAGGTATTAAAAGGGAGAATCTTTCTAAGATATTTGAAATATTCAAACAAGAGGATGATTCTTCTTCAAGAATCCATGAGGGTGCGGGACTAGGATTGTCAATATCTAGAGAGCTTATAAGGCTAATGGGCGGTCTTGGCATTGCTGTTGATAGCAAGGTGGGGGAGGGCACAACTTTTTCATTTATGTTGCCTTTTTACTTAGGGGATGAGCTTAAAAGTAAAAGTTTATCAATCAATAGATTTCAATCAATAAATAGTAATAATAAGGTATTGAATGTGCTCTTGAGTCAAAAATCTATTAAAATTTTTGAACATTGTTCGACTTTGTTGGGCGAATCTTCTAATGTAGATTATGTAGCGTCTTTTGAGGATGCTTATAAAGCCTTTAAGGAATCCTCTTTTTATAATTTTGTTTTTGTAAATGTAAATAACGACAATATTGAAGAGAGTATTCGATTTGCTAATAATATTGAAAGACTAAGCTCTGATGTACAAATTATTTTTTTATTTTATTATTTAGATAATAAAGCTTTAAAAAATTTAAAATACATGTATGTTAAAAAGCCCTTAATGGGGCTTGGCATATCTTCTATTCTTTCTAAAAAAGAGTTTAAAATAGAAGCGGATTTTGAAGATTTGGTTCCAATAGATAGTGATTTTAAGGTAAAAGGCCCTATTAATGTGTTAATAGCTGAAGATAATCAAGTAAATCAAAAAGTGTTGAAAGACATTCTTGTGGTAATAGGTATTAATGAAAATCTTATTGATGTTGTAGATGATGGATTAAAGGCTTTAAAATCTTTAAAAGAGAAACAATATAATATCTCTTTTATTGATATAAGAATGCCAAGATATGATGGATTTTCAGTGGCTAAAGAAATTAGAAAATTTGAAAAGGCAAAGAATTTAAAACCATGTGTTTTGGTTGCTGTAACAGCTCATGCTTTGCAAGAGTATAAAGACCAGTGTTTTGAAAGTGGCATGAATGATTACATCTCAAAACCAATACACATAAGTTCAATTAAGATTATATTAAAAAAATATTTACAGTTTGAAGTTGATGATACTTGGGAGAATAAAGATTTAAATCAACCTGTTAAGTTTCCTCATTTGGATATTAATAGGGCTTTAAAAGAATTAAATCTTTCATATGCATTATATTCTGAATTATGTATAGGCCTTGTTGATTTTATCTCTATTAATATTATTGATTTAGATAAAGCTTTTGATGAGGAAAATTTGCCTTTAATTAGGGACATATCTCATTCAATATCCGGAGCTCTTTCTAATATGCGTAGCGAATTGTATAAAGATTTTAAAAAAATTGAAACAAGTAAAGATTCAATTTATGAGCTGAAAAAAATGTATTCTTTTGTAAAAGATGATTTATTGAGACTAATAAACAACATAAAGGAGAATGTTTTACTTGAGCCCAAGGTTATTAGTGAGAATAAGTTATACTTTAAAAACAATGATCAATTTTTAACCCTTCTCAACAAGCTTTTAATTGGTATTAAGACCAGAAAGCCAAGAGAATATAAGGAAATTCTTGAAAGCATTGAAAAGTATGTTTTAGACGATAATATTCAGATATTATTTAGTGATCTTCGCAGGAATTTAAGATTATATAGATTTGCTGAGAGCTCTAAGATTCTTGAAGAGATTATTGAAATGTTTAGTAATAAGAGATATTAG
- a CDS encoding chemotaxis protein CheB, protein METKISVLIIEYFAVKRKLISDLINSSPKLQVIATASNGKFATNKLKKLNPKVILMNLEENNIKDILFLEKKNNINKTIPIVVTSSNQNLINIAALKGADDLILVSKNKKSHENKKEQIINSLLAYGSISIKNKIVCNKDMKIKNYDGARIFLNHKNDIFSSNKLEEHTKEKILNEKEIKKLKLRKFDIIAIGISAGGPVALKSILPEIPESFPPIIIVQHMPKGFTEEFAKNLNNLCKIRVKETANKEILKQGHAYISSGGYHTKIQKIDGNYQIQIFDGKHINGHKPSIGVLFQSIAEIAKDKAIALIMTGMGNDGSREIGDIKKAGGLTIAQDKESSMVFGMPKIAIKENNIDYIVPLNHMVKLLKAILIDS, encoded by the coding sequence GTGGAAACAAAAATTTCTGTACTTATCATAGAATACTTTGCTGTAAAGAGAAAACTTATATCAGACCTTATTAATTCGTCTCCCAAACTCCAAGTCATTGCAACTGCTTCTAATGGTAAATTTGCAACCAATAAGCTTAAAAAGCTTAACCCCAAAGTAATACTAATGAATTTAGAAGAAAATAACATTAAAGATATTCTCTTTTTGGAGAAAAAAAATAATATAAACAAAACAATACCAATTGTAGTCACATCTTCAAATCAAAACCTAATAAATATTGCTGCTTTAAAGGGCGCTGATGATCTTATACTAGTATCTAAAAATAAAAAATCACATGAAAACAAAAAAGAACAAATTATTAATTCTCTTTTGGCCTATGGATCAATATCTATAAAAAACAAAATTGTTTGCAATAAGGATATGAAAATAAAAAACTATGATGGAGCTAGAATTTTTTTAAATCACAAAAATGACATTTTTTCATCAAATAAACTTGAAGAACATACAAAAGAAAAAATATTAAATGAAAAAGAAATAAAAAAACTTAAACTTAGAAAATTCGACATAATAGCAATTGGAATATCAGCAGGGGGCCCCGTGGCCTTGAAATCAATATTACCAGAAATACCTGAAAGCTTCCCCCCAATAATAATTGTTCAACATATGCCTAAAGGATTTACAGAAGAATTTGCAAAAAATCTTAATAATCTTTGCAAAATAAGGGTAAAAGAAACCGCCAATAAAGAAATATTAAAGCAAGGACATGCATACATAAGCTCAGGTGGATATCATACCAAAATCCAAAAAATCGATGGCAACTATCAAATACAAATCTTTGATGGCAAACATATAAATGGCCACAAACCATCTATTGGGGTATTATTTCAATCTATTGCAGAAATTGCAAAAGATAAGGCAATTGCCCTAATAATGACTGGAATGGGAAATGATGGATCAAGAGAAATTGGCGATATAAAAAAAGCTGGGGGACTAACTATTGCGCAAGATAAAGAAAGTTCCATGGTTTTTGGAATGCCCAAAATAGCAATAAAAGAAAACAATATAGACTATATAGTTCCACTAAACCATATGGTAAAATTATTAAAAGCTATACTAATTGATAGCTAA
- a CDS encoding TraB/GumN family protein, translating to MDNKKENTNKEDYFSHVSKFNIHNKTIYILGTAHVSKKSSEDTANLIEILKPDYIAVELDEARYHSILNTDENEKWRNLDIDKALKQGKAFFLIINIILSNFQKKLAKEQGIQPGEEMKTAILKAKKHNIPLILADRKIETTLKRAWISIPIFEKIKIISSLFSLTDTKITKDEIEKLKEQDALSKVMEELSKEIPQVKKVLIDERDEFIANKILEGTGIVLAVVGAGHVNGIMNTLKEISQNKKIINIEELDKIPKKHFSFSKVLSYLIAISIILLIVSSFYFKGFDFAYKNLKLWIISNSLFSGIAAILLKSHPLTILTAVIGSPIFSLIPFIGTGMVAGLVEAYINKPKVKDFENLQEELSTTKGYFKNKVTRILLIVLFVNLGSTIGTIVGLKFLLNVFK from the coding sequence TTGGACAACAAAAAAGAAAACACCAATAAAGAAGACTATTTTTCCCATGTAAGTAAATTTAATATACACAATAAAACAATATACATACTTGGAACTGCTCACGTGTCAAAAAAAAGCTCAGAAGATACTGCAAATTTAATAGAAATCTTAAAACCAGACTATATTGCCGTTGAACTTGATGAAGCTCGCTATCATTCGATATTAAACACCGATGAAAATGAAAAATGGAGGAACTTAGATATAGATAAAGCATTAAAACAGGGGAAAGCCTTCTTTCTCATAATAAACATCATTCTTAGCAACTTTCAAAAAAAATTAGCAAAAGAACAGGGAATACAACCTGGCGAAGAAATGAAAACAGCTATTTTAAAAGCCAAAAAGCACAATATTCCACTAATTCTTGCTGACAGAAAAATTGAAACAACTCTAAAAAGAGCTTGGATATCTATTCCGATATTTGAAAAAATAAAAATAATCTCAAGCCTTTTTTCCCTAACAGATACAAAAATTACAAAAGATGAAATCGAAAAGCTCAAAGAACAGGATGCTCTTTCAAAAGTAATGGAAGAACTTTCCAAAGAAATACCCCAAGTAAAAAAAGTTTTGATTGACGAAAGAGACGAATTTATTGCAAATAAAATCCTTGAAGGAACAGGCATCGTTCTTGCCGTTGTAGGCGCAGGTCATGTAAACGGAATCATGAACACTCTAAAAGAAATAAGCCAAAATAAAAAAATAATAAACATTGAAGAACTCGACAAAATACCTAAAAAACATTTTTCATTTAGCAAAGTGCTATCTTACTTAATCGCAATTTCAATCATCCTACTAATAGTAAGCTCTTTTTACTTTAAAGGATTTGATTTTGCTTACAAAAATTTAAAGCTTTGGATAATATCTAATTCTCTTTTTTCAGGCATTGCAGCCATCTTATTAAAATCTCACCCTTTAACAATTTTAACAGCTGTTATAGGTTCTCCAATATTTTCCTTAATACCATTCATAGGAACGGGCATGGTAGCAGGACTTGTTGAAGCTTACATAAACAAACCAAAGGTCAAAGATTTTGAAAATCTACAAGAAGAATTATCAACAACAAAAGGATATTTTAAAAACAAAGTTACAAGAATTCTATTAATAGTGCTTTTTGTAAACCTTGGATCTACAATTGGAACAATTGTAGGGCTTAAATTTTTATTAAATGTTTTCAAATAA
- a CDS encoding Cof-type HAD-IIB family hydrolase has product MNSNYKRYKMLVFDLDGTLLNDNHEIAFLTLEVLSILKKDFKIIIATGRRLSEIRNVRNQLKEININENYLVTANGAEVFLQENLIFRHVMSYSLVKEILKIHKDNVDVNLYTFDTWYSNSDVKSPIMKHFIKDLGLNAVIGDLTALGIDSVSKIVYYCDDLATLNKLENEIKNKDFQDIRVFFSFKDLLEITNINAYKYNAIKNIAFLENIPLSDVLAFGDNNNDYEMLKNLGKGVLMKNANEFLKINLANNETTRFSNNEDGVAKFLVDFFELNIKYE; this is encoded by the coding sequence ATGAATTCCAATTATAAAAGATATAAAATGTTGGTTTTTGACCTTGATGGTACTTTGCTGAACGATAATCATGAGATTGCTTTTTTAACCCTTGAGGTTCTTTCGATCTTGAAGAAAGATTTTAAAATAATTATTGCAACTGGTAGAAGGTTGAGTGAAATTAGAAATGTCAGGAATCAATTAAAAGAAATTAATATTAATGAGAATTATCTTGTAACGGCAAATGGAGCTGAAGTGTTTTTACAAGAAAATTTAATTTTTAGACATGTAATGAGTTATAGCTTAGTAAAAGAAATTCTCAAGATACATAAAGATAATGTTGATGTTAATCTTTATACTTTTGACACTTGGTATTCTAATTCAGATGTTAAAAGTCCCATTATGAAACATTTTATTAAGGATTTAGGCTTAAATGCTGTCATCGGAGATTTGACTGCATTAGGCATTGATTCTGTTTCTAAGATTGTTTATTATTGTGACGATTTAGCAACTCTTAATAAACTTGAAAATGAGATTAAGAATAAAGATTTTCAGGACATAAGGGTGTTTTTTTCTTTTAAGGATTTATTAGAGATTACCAATATTAATGCTTATAAGTATAATGCTATTAAAAATATTGCTTTTCTTGAAAACATTCCATTGTCTGATGTTTTAGCCTTTGGAGACAATAATAATGATTATGAGATGCTCAAAAATCTTGGCAAAGGGGTTTTAATGAAAAATGCTAATGAATTTCTTAAGATTAACTTAGCAAATAATGAAACAACAAGATTTAGTAATAATGAGGATGGTGTTGCTAAGTTTTTAGTTGATTTTTTTGAGCTTAATATTAAATATGAATAG
- a CDS encoding DNA-3-methyladenine glycosylase produces the protein MDRYFFLQDATTVARLLLGNLLIRKINKKEIVGRIVETEAYMGIADSACHSYGGKRTNRTNAMYSIGGYSYVYMIYGMHYMFNIVTADKNNPQAVLIRSIEPISPLLGKKSALTNGPGKLTKFLNIDLTFNEVDLIGNNELFLQRDLNLDFNIVCSKRININYAQEYDINKLWRFYIKDNKFVSRL, from the coding sequence ATGGATCGATATTTTTTTTTGCAAGATGCTACTACTGTTGCAAGGTTATTGCTTGGCAATTTATTGATCAGGAAAATTAATAAAAAGGAAATAGTTGGCAGAATTGTTGAAACAGAAGCTTATATGGGAATAGCAGATAGCGCTTGTCATTCTTATGGCGGCAAGAGAACAAATCGCACAAATGCTATGTATAGCATAGGAGGATATTCTTATGTATATATGATATATGGAATGCATTACATGTTTAATATTGTGACTGCAGATAAAAACAATCCCCAAGCCGTTTTAATTAGAAGCATAGAACCTATTTCTCCATTATTGGGGAAGAAAAGTGCTCTTACTAATGGCCCGGGTAAACTTACAAAATTTTTAAACATTGATTTAACTTTTAATGAAGTTGATCTTATTGGTAATAATGAGCTTTTTTTGCAAAGAGATTTGAATCTAGATTTTAATATAGTTTGTTCAAAAAGAATAAATATTAATTATGCTCAAGAGTATGATATAAACAAACTTTGGAGATTTTATATTAAAGATAATAAATTTGTTTCAAGGCTTTGA